In Candidatus Dormiibacterota bacterium, the DNA window ACGCCGCCAGCAGCAGGAGGGCGAGGAGGAGGACGGCGACCAGCCGGCGGCCGCCCACTCAGGGAGCCACGATGCCGCTGGTGCGCGTGACCTCGATGCCCATCTCCTCGAGACCGGCGATGACCCGGTTGATGCCGATGCTGTCGGTTGCCATGTGGCCGGTGACCACCAGGCTCTTGCCCGGCTCGGCCTCGGCGCGCAGCCTCTGGACGTCGCCCTCGGCGCAGTGCATCGCGAACACGGTGTCCACCCCGTGCCGCCAGTACTCGCGGAACACGTGGTAGCCGCCGTTGGTGCCGCCCGCCATCGCCACCGTCCACCGTCCCAGCGGCGACTCCGGTCCACCCACCCACTGCTCGGGGCGGGTCAGCGCCGCCTCCATCTCCGGGAACTCGTCGAACCAACCCAGGACCTCGCCCACCGGGCTGCCGGCGCCGTTGCGGCGGCGCAGCATCTCGACGATCGCCTCGCGGCCGATGATGTCGCAGGCGAGGTGGACGTTGCAGAAGGGCAGGCCGATCAGCCGGGCGGTGCCGACCACGGCGTCGTGGTTGCTCATGTGGGCGGCGCGGTGCGACGGGCCCAGCCGCTCCGCGATCGCCGCCTCCGCGACCTCGCGGGGGATGCCCTCGGCGGCCATCTGCTCGACCTGGCGGAGCACCACCCTGCCGAAGTCCATGCGGGCATGGTCGCCGGCGGGATGGTGGGCGATCACCGCGTCGTAGCCGGCGTCGCGCGCGTAGACGAGCTCGCCGACGCTGATGTCGATGCCGAACAGCACCCGGCGGACGTCCCCGGGCGCCTCGACGTACACCTGCGAGTCGGCGGGCACCGCGTCGCAGCCGGCCAGCCGCGCCGACCACTCGAGGATGCCGGCGAGGTTCACCGCAGCCCCCCCTGGTGGTGCGGCGCCCCCACGGGCACGGTCAGCGGGCGGCGGCCACGGCCGCGGCCGCTCTGGTAGCCGAGCTCGGCGGCGGCGTAGCAGACCACCCCGAGGGCGATGCCGACGACCACGTCGGCGACGTAGTGCTCGCCGAGGTAGATGACCCCGAAGGAGATCGTCGCCGGGTAGAGCATCCACAGCCAGGACGAGGGCCGGCGCACCCCGCGGACGGCGACGATGGCGCAGGCGATGACCATCGGCACCGAGACGTGGAGCGAGGGCATCGCGGCGTTGGGCTCGGGGTCGGCACCGGCGTAGAGGGTGCCGAAGCTGCCCAGCTTCTCCAGGGTCTCGACCACGATGCGGTGCACCGGGGGGAGGTCGCCGTTCTGCGCCGCCAGCCAGGGCGGCATCTCGGGATAGAGGAGGTAGACGAGGAAGCCGGCCGCCATCACCATGACGTAGGCGCCGACGAAGGTTCCGAAGCGGTCGCGGTGCCAGATCCAGAGCCACAGGCCGGCCACCAGCGGCGCGGCGAAGTGGAAGAGATACTCGCCGGCGAGCACCACGCCGAGGAACCGCCCGAACTCGCCGACGCCGATGTGCTGCTGCAGCCACCAGGTCCAGACCACGCCGCCGAACAGGCTCTTCTCGAGGACGATGGGGGCGAGCACGTGGACGCTGCCGGCGATCTTGGCGCCGACCCCGGTGAGGTCCTCGAACATCACCGCGACGAAGAGGAACGGCAGCCAGTCCCAGACGAACGGGCGGGCCCGGCCGAGCACCGCGAACCCCACCAGCACGAGGAGCAGCGCGTGCTCGGAGGTGAGCCCGACCTGGCGGGTGGCCATCAGCCCGATCGAGGCGACCGCGTAGGCGGCCATCGCCCCGTACACCAGCGGACGCTGCCGGAAGGCGTGGACGCTGCGCCGCTCCGGAGGCGCGGCGATGACCGCGTTCACCGAGCGGGCGGCGCGGAACACCCGGCCCGCCGCGGCGGCGCCGAGCCCCCCCGGGAAGCCCGCCGGAGGTGGCGGCTCGGCCCACTCGGACGCGCCGGACGGGCCCTCGACCGGCGCGCACTGCCCGTCCCGCTGGGGCCGCATCCCACACTCCCGAAATCCGTGTCTCCCCCGGAAGGGGTATACCCGTCCGGTCGTCGCACCGCTAGCGTAGCGCTAGTAGATGGTCCGGACCGTGACCATCCCCTCCGAAGGGGCGGATTCGAGGGGGACAAGGGAAGGGACGCAACCTTCAGCTGGCCCGTGACGTATGGAAGAACGGGAATGAGTGTGCTGCGAGAGACGAACGAGCAGATCCTGGCGGGAATCCGGCACCGCTGGAGGAGCGATGCCGAGCGTCGACGGATGGCCGAGCCCATCCGCCTCATCGATGGCCTGATCGCCGACCTCGAGGAGCTGCATCTGACGGACCGCAAGCGCGTTCCGCCGTCCTACGAGGCGCGGCTGATGCAGCTCACCGCCGTCCTGCCCCCCGAGGTGCGCCAGGAGCTCCGCAGCCGGGTGACCATCGTCCACCTCATGGACCGGCTCTACGAGATCCAGGGACGGCTGCTGGCGCGCAAGGCCACCGAGCGGGGCGACGACTTCGACGGCGGCGACCGTGGCCCCCAGAGCCCGCACCCCTCCACCCGGGTCGCCGAGCCCGCGGCCTAGTCTCCTCCTGTAGGCTCGGCGGACATGCCCGCCGCAGTCCCGGTCCCTGCCGCCGTGCTCACCGTGAGCGACGCCGGTGCGCGCGGCGAGCGGGCCGACACCAGCGGCGACGTCATCACCACCCGCCTCGAGGGGCTGCCCGCGACCCTGGTGAGCCGGGCCATCGTCCCCGACGAGCCGGACGCGATCCGCACCGCGGTGGTCGAGGCCACCGCCACCGCCGGTCTGCTGGTGATCACCGGGGGCACCGGGGTGGGCCCCCGCGACGTCACCCCCCAGAGCGTCGGACCCCTGCTCGACTACGAGGTGCCGGGGATGGCGGAGGCGATGCGGCTGCGCGGGCTGGCGTCGACGCCCCACGCGATGCTCTCCCGGCAGCTGGTCGGCGTCCGCGGGAGCTGCCTGGTGCTCTGCCTCCCCGGCAGCCCGAGGGCGGTGGCCGAGTGCCTCGACGCGGTCTGGGAGGCGCTCCCCCACGCGCTGCGGCTGCTCGCCGGCGAACGCCCCTGCCACCAGGCCCCGAAGAAGAACGGCTAGTCGCCGGCCGGCCGCTCGAGGTCCCGCTCCGGCGGCCGGGCCACGCTGCCGCTCCGCCCGCCCTGCTTGGCCACCATGCCCACGCCCTCGAGGGCGGCCCAGCGGTCGGTGCTCTTGATCATGTCGATGACCGTGAGCCCGGCGACGGCGACGGCGGTGAGCGCCTCCATCTCCACGCCGGTGCGGCCCACGGTCCGCGCGGTGGCGCGGATGCGCACCCCGGGGAGGGAGGCGTCACAGACCAGGTCGACGTCGACGTGGGTCAGCGGCAGGGGGTGGCAGAGGGGGATGAGCTCGGCGGTGCGCTTGGCCGCCAGCACCCCGGCGACCCGGGCCACGCCGAGGACGTCGCCCTTGGCCGCCAGCCCGGTCTCGACCAGGCGCAGGGTGGCGGCGTCGCAGCGCACCCGGCCCTCGGCCACCGCCACCCGCTCGCTCTCCGCCTTGGCGGAGACGTCGACCATGCGCGCGATGGCGTGGTCGTCGAGGTGGCTGAGGCGCGGCTCGCTCATCCCGGGGCGTCCCCCCGGGTGGCGAGGATGTTGAGCCGGACGTAGTCGACCACCGGGTTCGGGCCCAGGCTGGCGGCGACCGCGTCGACGAAGGCGCCGTGCCGCTCCGGGGGCATCCGCTCCAGGTGGGCGCCGAGGATGACGGTGCGCAGGAAGGTGGTGAGCTCCTCGCCCGCCGCGAAGGCGGTCGGCTCCTCGTGGAGCCAGGCCTCGACCTCGACGAAGCCGGCCGCCTCGAGGCGCTGCCGGGTGGCCTCGGCGGTGGCGAAGTGCTGCTGCCCCTCGCAGCCGTCACCGGCCGCGCGGGCGGCGCGCAGCACCGAGGCGACGTTGCCGGCGCCACCGCACTGCGCCACCAGCCGGCCGCCGGGCCGCAGCACCGCGGCGAGGTGGCGGAAGAGGGCGTCGTGGTCGGCCACCCAGTGGAAGACGGCGGTGGAGAGGATCGCGTCCACCGGCGTGGTCAGGGGCAGCGGGCGGCCCAGGTCGGCGTGGACCAGCTCCACCCGGGAGCCGTGGGGCGCCAGCCGCCGTGCCGCCTCGGCGAGCATCGCCTCGGAGCCGTCGAGCGCGACCACGGTGCCCTCGGGCAGGCGCTCGAGCAGCCGCTCGGTGACCCGGCCGCTGCCGCAGCCGGCGTCGAGGACGCGCTCGTCCCCGGCCAGCTCGAGGCGCTCGAGCACGGCCACGCCCCAGCGCAGCTGGGGTTCGGAGACCCGGTCGTAGGTGGCGGCGTCCCACTCTCTGCTGGGCATGTC includes these proteins:
- a CDS encoding phosphatase PAP2 family protein, whose amino-acid sequence is MRPQRDGQCAPVEGPSGASEWAEPPPPAGFPGGLGAAAAGRVFRAARSVNAVIAAPPERRSVHAFRQRPLVYGAMAAYAVASIGLMATRQVGLTSEHALLLVLVGFAVLGRARPFVWDWLPFLFVAVMFEDLTGVGAKIAGSVHVLAPIVLEKSLFGGVVWTWWLQQHIGVGEFGRFLGVVLAGEYLFHFAAPLVAGLWLWIWHRDRFGTFVGAYVMVMAAGFLVYLLYPEMPPWLAAQNGDLPPVHRIVVETLEKLGSFGTLYAGADPEPNAAMPSLHVSVPMVIACAIVAVRGVRRPSSWLWMLYPATISFGVIYLGEHYVADVVVGIALGVVCYAAAELGYQSGRGRGRRPLTVPVGAPHHQGGLR
- a CDS encoding MogA/MoaB family molybdenum cofactor biosynthesis protein yields the protein MPAAVPVPAAVLTVSDAGARGERADTSGDVITTRLEGLPATLVSRAIVPDEPDAIRTAVVEATATAGLLVITGGTGVGPRDVTPQSVGPLLDYEVPGMAEAMRLRGLASTPHAMLSRQLVGVRGSCLVLCLPGSPRAVAECLDAVWEALPHALRLLAGERPCHQAPKKNG
- the moaC gene encoding cyclic pyranopterin monophosphate synthase MoaC gives rise to the protein MSEPRLSHLDDHAIARMVDVSAKAESERVAVAEGRVRCDAATLRLVETGLAAKGDVLGVARVAGVLAAKRTAELIPLCHPLPLTHVDVDLVCDASLPGVRIRATARTVGRTGVEMEALTAVAVAGLTVIDMIKSTDRWAALEGVGMVAKQGGRSGSVARPPERDLERPAGD
- a CDS encoding methyltransferase domain-containing protein translates to MPSREWDAATYDRVSEPQLRWGVAVLERLELAGDERVLDAGCGSGRVTERLLERLPEGTVVALDGSEAMLAEAARRLAPHGSRVELVHADLGRPLPLTTPVDAILSTAVFHWVADHDALFRHLAAVLRPGGRLVAQCGGAGNVASVLRAARAAGDGCEGQQHFATAEATRQRLEAAGFVEVEAWLHEEPTAFAAGEELTTFLRTVILGAHLERMPPERHGAFVDAVAASLGPNPVVDYVRLNILATRGDAPG